In Haematobia irritans isolate KBUSLIRL chromosome 1, ASM5000362v1, whole genome shotgun sequence, a genomic segment contains:
- the LOC142222805 gene encoding uncharacterized protein LOC142222805, translating to MENSHTSTSPKCRICQERHFLKFCPRFLGMPVPERREVIRTRGFCYNCLCTGHTREWCRSRGRCLVCQKGHHTLVHVDQQPTPASSHKRHQSNKPKASGNSTRRNDRQPRHKETIVNRRQRSHFNERLSQRRRTHVFLPTALARAVTSKGPAKVRLLLSSGLTETLALPSLVDRLRLHTIKRNHQDYCTVNLESYHDPLIKIQMTCRIQSSFPTALPKCTNEPKLRNIYTHLTDLADPHYYQPKDIEILVGNDQLPKILRAGLIQTSSNMPIAQNTIFGWTISGAHQY from the exons ATGGAAAACAG CCACACATCTACCTCACCAAAATGTCGCATTTGCCAAGAGAGGCACTTCTTGAAGTTTTGTCCCAGATTCCTAGGAATGCCAGTCCCCGAGAGACGTGAAGTGATTCGTACTAGAGGATTTTGTTACAATTGCCTATGCACCGGTCATACTCGTGAATGGTGTAGGTCAAGAGGAAGGTGTCTTGTATGCCAGAAAGGCCATCACACTTTGGTACACGTGGACCAACAACCGACCCCAGCTTCTTCTCATAAACGCCACCAATCTAACAAACCAAAAGCTTCCGGAAACTCCACTCGACGCAACGACCGTCAACCACGACATAAAGAAACAATTGTCAATCGCCGCCAACGTTCTCATTTCAACGAACGGCTAAGTCAGCGACGGAGAACGCATGTTTTCTTGCCAACGGCGTTGGCGCGTGCTGTTACCTCGAAGGGTCCGGCAAAGGTCCGTTTACTTTTAAGCTCAGGTCTGACTGAAACTTTGGCTCTTCCGTCATTGGTCGATCGACTACGGCTTCACACCATAAAGCGTAACCACCAAGATTACTGTACCGTGAATCTAGAATCTTACCATGATCcgttaataaaaatacaaatgacTTGCCGAATTCAATCGAGTTTCCCCACCGCTCTACCGAAGTGTACTAATGAACCAAAGCTACGCAACATATATACTCACCTCACCGATCTGGCAGACCCTCATTACTATCAGCCCAAGGATATAGAAATACTAGTCGGCAACGACCAGCTCCCTAAAATTTTGCGAGCTGGACTTATTCAGACCTCGTCCAATATGCCGATAGCACAGAACACCATATTTGGATGGACGATTTCTGGGGCTCATCAGTATTAA